TTTAAAGAGGTATAGGAAAACAAAGGAATCTGGTTAACTCAGGCCCCAGGGAATGTGCCAGATGCTACTGACTTGCCACAGTTCTCCTGCCCCCTCAACTGCTTTCTGCCCAACTACTGGATGTCAGTGCTTATACCCATACCACAGCTATTACCCAGGGATGGTGAAAGGATGAATATGTAATCTCTTCAGAAAGTTAAACTACGTAAGAGCTGAGTTGTTCTGATAAGGTCATACTCACAGGAATGTTGCCAGCAGTAGCCCCCGCTCCAAATCTGGCACCTGCATCATACCCTCCTTCCACCAGCACTGCTGAACCAGGTGGATAGATGGGACCAACTGGATAATAAGCCATGGGGATTGTGGAACCTAAAGGTCCAACAGCCACAGATTGGGCCATGGGAAGATACAGTGAGGCGCCAGGAAATGCAGCTGACATGGTGGGGACCGTGGCAGCCCCCGGATGCACAAAGCTCGGACGATAGAGCTAGAAGAGAAGGCAACAGGTTACTTTATGACATTCCGATTTTAGATCCCTTCTACGCTCAATTCTTAATTGTCCTTGTGCAGATTACACTCTTGAGTTACACAAACTGCCTTTCCACTGCCACTCAGTACCCTCCTGCATCACTTCCTGCCATAGCTAACGTGAGGCTCAAGGAACGCAAGCTCATCTTCTTAACCTCACCcggtgccaaaaaaaaaaaaaaaaaacatgaaacaatcAGATGATGCAGTCTCAACCCCAACAGAAATTGCGCTGAAGTGTACAGTGTTTCAGACTATTCACGTgagccctcccttctcctatttACGGACACTGAATAGATATGCGTGGACTCAGGCTTATTAGCTAAGGACTGAAGATGTGACCCAAGAGCACTGGGTTCAAGTCTAGTAAACTGGAAGCACCTCTGAGTAGGCAGGTGGAGCATCAGTATAGGGTGGAGCCTGAGGGAGATGCAAGGTCTGAGGGTACACTGGGTTCCCAGGAGGCTGCACGGGATAGGTTGGCTGCGTTGGATATTGACCtggaagacaagaaagaaaaaaaaaaaaagaaaagaaaaagaaaatgcatgttgCCTACCACACAGAGCCACCAAAATGGGGCAGAGCATCCTGGGTAGCTGCCCTAGGGGCAGCAAGCTGGAGATGTGTAGATAGACCactctgggtgggggtgggggctgattTCTGGGGCCGAGAGAATATTCTCTTCGCACCCTTATCCCTACTCCTACCGGGGCAGTCCTCCCACTGGCACACCGAGCTTCTCCATCGATGCAGGGCAGGTGTGGGACCCCGTTCCTGCCCGTGCCCAACGACAGGGACGCGCTGCCCCGGCTCCGGGTGGTCGCCACAGGCCTGGCTGGACCGAGCCGCGACCTCGTTGGGTCACGGAGGTTGCGGGTTATTTGCCCCGCCGCTTCCTACTCAAGGTCGCCTTCCGAATACAGCGCGCGATGGACGTGAGCCCTCGGGACCCGAGGGAGGATAACGGGAACCGTCCTGAGGCACAGCGGAGGACCGGGTGGGGCCCGACGCCGGCACAGTCCCAGGAGCCGGGGGCACTTCGGGCGGCCGCGCGAGGCACGCGGAGGGAGACCCCtccgccgcccccgggcccccgggccccggggcccgCCCGCCGGCGCCGCACTGGTTAAGCCCGGGCGCCGGCCTCTGGTTCCGGAGCgcgaagccccgcccccgccggcgcgCCATTGGCCGACCCGCATCCCTGCTCTAGCTCCCCATTTGCTCCCGCAGATGCCCATCATGACAAgcctcccccctgcacccccccgcccctccacccGAGCCCGCAGCTCCAAACTGCGCCACAGAGTTTAAGGAGGAAAGGGCCGGGAAGCAGCGAGCAGCCGCAGTTCGGGGATGACGAAGGCGTCTGGCGCGGCCCCCGGGGCCGCAGCCGGCCGGGGAGGGAGGCGCAGCGCGCCCCAAGCCTCCGCTTGGCGACCCCGGGCTCCGGGCCCGCTCGCTCCAGGCTAGCACTGTCCCCCCGACGGCCCCGGCCGCCCCCTGCCCTTGCCTTTGCTGTTCATGGTGGCTGCGGGTCCGGTTCGGCTCGGCGTCGCGGACGGTTATTTTTTTCGTCCTCTTCCTGTTCGTAGTCACTTCCGTGTCACGTGACGGCCCGTCCGCCTCGCGTCACCCGACGCCCGAGCGCCGCCGCCACCGgaagccccgcccctcccgcgcgGCGTCCAGTAGCTGGAGGGCGGGCGCGcgtggccccgcccccccggcgcgcggcggccccgccccttGGGTCtcgccctcccacccccacccgcgTCCCACGACTGGAAGAAAACCGAATGCAGGTATTGTCTCCAAACACggttgttggcttttttttttttggttttgcctttgttttttccgccccccccctcctctctctctctctctctctggggcgCTCGGGGGCAGAGCCGCTGAAGCCGCTCCCCGGAACCTGCTTCCACCTCTGCGCAGCAGCTCAAGGTGACCTCACCTGCGGAGcgcggcggccccggccccggccccggcccctggACTGCGCGGGCTGGCGGCGCCGTCAGTGGGTCCTGGCCGCCTTGCCCGTCCCGCCGGCAGGTGCCCGCCTGCACTTGCGTCGCTGCCCCTCTGCCCGAGGGAGGCCCCGCGCAGGGCCCGGCCTGCCGCCTCCTgtagcctccctctctctcccttcgtCCCTACCCTCACTGTCCTTAAGGGCAGGGGTGCCACCCTCTAAGGCAGCAGTGTCCCGGGCAACCTTCATTTTAAGATACGCCGCCTCTGCGCAAGTACAGAGATGGAGCTAaacaagaccttttttttttttttaagatttttgtttatttgttaaccagagacacagagacccaggcagagggagaagcaggctccatgcagggagcccaacgtgggactcgattccaggaccctggggtcatgccctgggccgaaggcggacgcccaaccgttgagccacctgggctgccccacaagacatttttttaaaaaatattttatttatttatttgagagagagagtgcaccgGCAGAGGGAtgggcaaaggagagagagaagcagactccccgccgagcagggagccccatgcaggggctgcacatcccaggaccccgggatcatgacctgagcccaatgcAGATGTTTAacctgctgagacacccaggagcccccagcacaagatgttctttttttttttatccatcagagagaaagaggctccatgcagagagaccaacgtgggattcgatcccaggcctccaggatctcgccctgggctgaaggagccatccagctgcccagaacaatgttctttttttttttttaaatattttttttaattttttttttctttttaaatttatttattcatgatagtcacacggagagagagagagaggcagagagagacacaggcagagggagaagcaggctccatgcaccgggagcccgatgtgggattcgatcccgggtctccaggatcgcaccctgggccaaaggcaggcgccaaaccgctgcgccacccagggatccctgaacacaATGTTCTTAATTTGGTTCAGACTAATACTAGTATTGAAAACCCTGTAATTCTGACCTTTCCCTGTATGTCTGGCTCTAATCTTCCCGAAGGCAGCACAGTGTTAAACCTTCACTGGTTCAGCTCAGTAGTGAGACCCCAACACCGCACCCCCGCACTGTTCTGAGACACAACAAAGCCTTTGTGCTCTTGGAGCTCACCTTCTAGGGCAGAGGCTCAAAATTTTTCCGACCACAGTAATATGCTTTAAATCATGACCCAGTATGCACACACACGtttgtaacaatttttttaattcctttttttaaattttatttatctattcatagagacacagagaatgtgaggcagagacacaggcagagggagaagcaggccccatgcagagagcccgacatgggactcgatccagggtctccaggatcatgcccagggctgcaggcggcactaaaccgctgcgccaccggggtggcccctgtaacaattttttttagcCTAGTACTTGTTCTATGCAGAGTGCACTGTAGTTATTTTCTattctcctgttttgttttttaattcagatCTGATTGTGATTTGTCATCCCACTAACAAGTTAGCACCCACAGCTTAAGAAAACAGTGTGTTGCAGTACCCTTCTATCTCCAAGACCCTGTACTTTCCTTAGCATGAAGTTTGCAATCAGTAATTGGTAAGTAAAGGAGCAAATAAATCCTTGAAGGTCAGACCAGACAAATGTTACCTGTATCCTAACTTTTCCAAATTACATCCTAAATTGGTTCCATCCCAAAGGGACACCTGGACAGCTCAGTGGTTCTGAGTGtttgcctttagcccaggtcgtgatcctggagtcccccatcacgctccctgcgtggagcctgcttctccctctgcctgtgtgtctgcctctctctctctgtgtgtgcctcatgaataagtaaataaaaatctaaaaaaaaaaaaaaaaaaatgattccacCTCAAAGTCTGAAACCGGAGAGGTCACTAATCTATCCCACCTGTACGCCATGCTCAAGGCTTCAGAAAATAAAGGACTAAACCTaggaaaggttttcttttttttttttttttttttaatttttatttatttatgatagtcacacagagatagagagagagagagagaggcagagacataggcagagggagaagcaggctccatgcactgggagcccgatgtgggattcaatcctgggtctccaggatcgcgccctgggccaaaggcaggcgctaaaccgctgcgccacccagggatccctaggaaaGGTTTTCTATCCTTAATTCTCTCTGTGGCCCTCCGGGA
Above is a window of Canis lupus baileyi chromosome 25, mCanLup2.hap1, whole genome shotgun sequence DNA encoding:
- the DAZAP2 gene encoding DAZ-associated protein 2 isoform X1 — its product is MNSKGQYPTQPTYPVQPPGNPVYPQTLHLPQAPPYTDAPPAYSELYRPSFVHPGAATVPTMSAAFPGASLYLPMAQSVAVGPLGSTIPMAYYPVGPIYPPGSAVLVEGGYDAGARFGAGATAGNIPPPPPGCPPNAAQLAVMQGANVLVTQRKGNFFMGGSDGGYTIW